One segment of Corynebacterium atrinae DNA contains the following:
- a CDS encoding NAD-dependent succinate-semialdehyde dehydrogenase, protein MSTKETGYRVESPATGEVLERFPTATDAEVAAAVESAHSAYRDWSALDISERASAVHRAADLFESRKQELAEIISREMGKPISEGIEEAEFSAAILRYYADNGAQFTADQAISTADGATAMIKRRPIGALLGIMPWNFPYYQIARFAGPNLMLGNTIVLKHAEICPTSAQAVDDIFRDAGVPVGGYVNVFASHDQIATIIADPRIQGVSLTGSERAGSIIASLAGKHLKKAVLELGGSDPYVVLDTDDVTAAAQLAWSTRMYNTGQACNSNKRLIVMDDIYDDFVAELVRLAEAMEPGSPDTAGPSVYMPLSSRSAAEGLNAQVQKAVEEGATLRAGGVLGDAAFFSPAVITDITPDMESHHVEFFGPVAVVYRVSSDDEALAVANDSPFGLGGAVFSRDQLRAEKIARELEVGMANVNTPAGEGAELPFGGVKRSGYGRELGPLGMDEFVNKQLYYVQK, encoded by the coding sequence ATGTCCACCAAGGAAACCGGCTACCGTGTCGAAAGCCCCGCTACCGGGGAGGTGCTGGAACGCTTCCCAACCGCGACCGATGCCGAGGTGGCTGCGGCCGTTGAATCCGCTCATTCGGCCTATCGGGACTGGTCAGCCCTCGATATTTCCGAGCGTGCTTCCGCGGTACACCGTGCCGCTGACCTCTTCGAATCCCGCAAGCAGGAGCTTGCCGAAATCATCTCGCGAGAAATGGGCAAGCCGATTTCCGAAGGCATCGAGGAAGCCGAGTTCTCCGCCGCTATCCTGCGCTACTACGCAGACAACGGCGCCCAGTTCACGGCCGACCAGGCCATCAGCACCGCCGACGGCGCTACAGCCATGATCAAGCGCCGCCCCATCGGCGCCCTCTTGGGCATCATGCCTTGGAACTTCCCCTACTATCAGATCGCCCGATTCGCCGGACCGAACCTCATGCTTGGCAACACGATTGTGCTCAAGCACGCTGAAATCTGCCCGACCTCAGCCCAAGCCGTCGATGACATCTTCCGCGATGCCGGTGTGCCGGTCGGAGGCTACGTCAATGTCTTCGCCAGCCATGATCAGATCGCCACCATCATCGCCGACCCCCGCATCCAAGGCGTCTCCCTAACAGGCTCCGAGCGCGCCGGGTCCATCATTGCCTCCCTCGCCGGCAAGCACCTCAAGAAGGCCGTCCTCGAACTCGGCGGCTCCGACCCCTACGTCGTACTTGACACCGACGACGTAACCGCCGCCGCCCAGCTCGCTTGGTCCACCCGCATGTACAACACTGGCCAAGCCTGCAACTCCAACAAGCGCCTCATCGTCATGGATGACATCTACGACGACTTCGTCGCCGAACTCGTCCGCCTCGCCGAAGCAATGGAGCCGGGTTCCCCCGACACCGCGGGTCCCAGCGTCTACATGCCGCTGTCCTCCCGCTCCGCCGCTGAAGGCCTCAATGCGCAGGTACAAAAGGCCGTCGAGGAAGGTGCCACACTGCGCGCCGGGGGAGTGCTTGGCGACGCCGCCTTCTTCTCCCCGGCCGTCATCACCGACATCACCCCCGATATGGAATCCCACCACGTCGAATTCTTCGGTCCCGTCGCCGTCGTCTACCGCGTCAGTTCCGACGACGAGGCACTCGCCGTGGCCAACGACAGCCCCTTCGGCCTCGGCGGCGCCGTCTTCTCCCGCGACCAGCTGCGCGCCGAGAAGATCGCCCGCGAACTTGAAGTAGGCATGGCCAACGTCAACACCCCCGCCGGTGAAGGCGCCGAACTGCCCTTCGGTGGCGTCAAACGCTCCGGCTACGGCCGCGAGCTCGGCCCACTCGGCATGGATGAGTTCGTGAACAAGCAGCTGTACTACGTCCAGAAGTAG
- a CDS encoding HNH endonuclease signature motif containing protein yields MSSDIFYPGKALPLTLEIGFSMVEAHLKEAAAGPQHYFAVSSPHDPVARRGTQIRQEDHKLWQSVLPNGDEDIDIVLAKLRRSLGRGDHYLMSAISAHQRLNELPKLKEIQEEYFHLDLVRLKTIDGVLCKADTTITEHLDLIDTELAEFLTPTRTNQILPTPGKIKNRLNAIITMLDESISSEDPAPQPVDSVSISFDDGRGFLHADLDGVVAQEIDLRIRKHAIAHGISQADAFVALMRGEGSTNVTLNIYRASDIPNAPAWVSGVGYLTAKQTEDLLNRVDVEIDLDAIAQKVSSAYATPANIRSLVIGLDGTCAVGGCDAPAHRAQMDHRINHADGGPTTAANLAPLCVKHHAVKTDRRVTYVMDPLTRRKYFLFDDGSWAESEGDGPLAASERRWLQTVSQRIAKRRARIRSESQAQKTEQIEREGPPPPRERSDCAEWGRPLDSKET; encoded by the coding sequence ATGAGCAGTGACATTTTCTACCCAGGCAAAGCGCTACCACTCACGCTTGAGATTGGCTTTTCCATGGTGGAGGCGCACCTGAAAGAGGCAGCCGCCGGCCCCCAGCACTACTTCGCGGTCAGCTCACCTCATGACCCAGTAGCCCGGCGGGGAACACAGATACGCCAAGAAGACCACAAACTCTGGCAATCAGTCCTCCCCAATGGTGATGAGGACATTGACATCGTCCTCGCTAAGCTACGGCGTTCTCTGGGGCGTGGGGATCACTACCTCATGTCCGCGATCAGCGCCCACCAACGGCTTAACGAGCTGCCGAAGTTGAAGGAGATTCAGGAGGAGTACTTCCACCTCGACCTTGTCCGCTTGAAGACGATTGACGGTGTGTTGTGTAAAGCAGACACCACCATCACCGAACACCTCGACCTCATCGATACCGAACTAGCAGAATTCCTCACGCCTACTCGGACGAATCAGATCCTGCCCACCCCAGGCAAGATCAAAAACCGACTGAATGCGATCATCACCATGCTCGATGAGTCGATCTCCTCCGAGGATCCCGCCCCACAACCGGTTGATAGTGTCTCGATCTCCTTCGACGACGGCCGGGGCTTCCTGCATGCTGATCTTGATGGGGTCGTCGCCCAAGAAATCGACCTTCGTATCCGCAAGCACGCCATCGCCCATGGGATCAGTCAGGCAGACGCCTTCGTGGCCTTGATGAGGGGTGAGGGGTCAACGAATGTCACCCTCAACATCTACCGAGCATCCGATATCCCGAATGCTCCAGCATGGGTCTCCGGGGTCGGGTACCTCACCGCAAAGCAGACCGAAGATCTGCTTAACCGGGTTGATGTGGAGATTGATCTCGATGCGATTGCTCAGAAAGTCTCGTCGGCGTATGCCACCCCCGCGAATATCCGCTCCCTCGTCATCGGCCTTGATGGGACGTGTGCAGTCGGTGGGTGTGATGCCCCTGCTCATCGAGCACAGATGGATCACCGGATCAATCACGCCGATGGCGGGCCCACCACAGCAGCCAACCTCGCCCCATTGTGTGTCAAGCACCATGCGGTCAAGACTGATCGTCGGGTGACCTACGTGATGGACCCGCTGACGAGGCGGAAGTACTTCTTGTTTGATGACGGGTCCTGGGCAGAATCCGAGGGGGATGGGCCGTTAGCTGCTAGTGAGCGGCGGTGGCTGCAAACGGTGTCCCAACGGATAGCCAAGCGCAGGGCGAGGATCCGCTCGGAGTCCCAAGCCCAGAAGACAGAGCAGATCGAGCGGGAAGGGCCACCACCGCCCCGTGAGCGTTCTGACTGCGCCGAGTGGGGACGCCCCCTCGATAGCAAGGAGACCTAA
- a CDS encoding aromatic amino acid transport family protein — MTAPSNPIAKATHSAGLTFWQGVALIFGTNIGAGILSLPYAGRNGGFLALIVALLIAGTLTTISMLYVAEVSLRTREPFQLSGLAEKYLGQVGRWLVFAAIVVNGVGALIAYAAGSGMLLNNIFGLNPVIGTLIFYAIGSLIMWKGLHATGVVEAIITIGMAAIIIVLVGWTVLGPGISFTNLAVFHPYFIIPIMNLAVFTFLAQYVVPELARGMEHSPETLPRAIIVGMLATGFTLALVPFAALGLMGTSVTEVVTIAWGERLGPVAYYLANIFALAAMLTSFLAIGFTMMRNVMNMFHWEEFGWKRIAALALTVIPPVAIVFAGMGGFVAALTYAGGFAGAVMSVIPVLLLRVSRKHGDRIPVWTAGWVANPAIQWTIIVVYVAAFIYSILSLTGVVPEGWA; from the coding sequence ATGACCGCACCTTCCAATCCAATAGCTAAGGCCACGCACTCCGCTGGCCTGACCTTCTGGCAGGGCGTCGCCCTCATCTTCGGCACCAACATCGGTGCCGGTATCTTGAGCTTGCCGTACGCAGGCCGCAACGGAGGCTTCCTCGCCCTCATCGTCGCCCTGCTCATCGCCGGCACCTTGACGACGATCTCCATGCTCTACGTCGCCGAAGTCTCCCTCCGCACCCGCGAACCCTTCCAGCTTTCCGGACTCGCCGAGAAGTACCTAGGACAAGTGGGCCGCTGGCTCGTCTTTGCCGCCATCGTGGTCAACGGCGTCGGCGCCTTGATCGCCTACGCCGCCGGCTCGGGCATGCTGCTCAACAACATCTTCGGACTCAACCCCGTGATCGGCACCCTGATCTTCTACGCCATCGGCTCCCTCATCATGTGGAAGGGCCTGCACGCCACTGGCGTCGTCGAAGCCATCATCACCATCGGAATGGCCGCGATCATCATCGTGTTGGTCGGCTGGACCGTCCTCGGCCCTGGCATTAGCTTCACCAACCTGGCGGTGTTCCACCCATACTTCATCATCCCCATCATGAACCTGGCGGTGTTCACCTTCCTGGCTCAGTACGTCGTTCCCGAGCTGGCCCGCGGAATGGAGCACTCTCCGGAGACCCTCCCCCGTGCCATCATCGTCGGAATGCTCGCCACCGGCTTCACCCTCGCCCTGGTGCCGTTTGCGGCCCTCGGCCTCATGGGCACCTCCGTTACCGAAGTGGTCACCATCGCCTGGGGCGAACGACTCGGCCCGGTCGCTTACTACCTGGCCAATATCTTCGCGCTCGCCGCCATGTTGACCTCGTTCCTCGCCATTGGCTTCACGATGATGCGCAACGTCATGAACATGTTCCACTGGGAGGAATTCGGCTGGAAGCGCATCGCCGCCCTCGCCCTCACCGTCATTCCCCCAGTTGCGATCGTCTTCGCCGGGATGGGTGGCTTCGTCGCCGCACTGACCTACGCCGGTGGCTTCGCCGGAGCAGTCATGTCCGTCATCCCTGTCCTGCTCTTGCGCGTCTCCCGCAAGCATGGCGACCGCATCCCTGTTTGGACCGCCGGCTGGGTAGCCAACCCCGCGATCCAATGGACGATCATCGTCGTCTACGTCGCGGCCTTCATCTACTCAATCCTCTCCCTCACCGGCGTCGTCCCGGAGGGTTGGGCTTAA
- a CDS encoding NAD-dependent succinate-semialdehyde dehydrogenase gives MPKRDTYMIYPDSLPQDLPTGVWLGLDNRPAASGETFPVEDPATGSVIADVANADSAEWNTALDAAVAAQDEWAAWAPRRRADVLSAIFAEITRRAEDFATVMTLEMGKPLAESRGEVAYGAEYFRWFAEEAVRLPGRVNQSPGGLGYMSVTRTPVGPVLAITPWNFPLAMATRKIAPALAAGCPVLVKPAMETPLTLLLLGQVFAEVFARFDVPAGLVSIIPTTRAAEMSAELMADPRLRKVTFTGSTPVGRQLVRQSADNLLHTSMELGGNAPFVVAADADLDQAVEGAIMAKMRNGGEACTAANRIYVDASVAAEFTERFAARMASYRTGHGLEEGSTLGPIITAKQRDRIASLVDAAVTDGATIVTGGHAVDGPGYFFEPTVLTDVPAGADILTQEIFGPVITVTTFSGLEEGVRLANDTEFGLAAYAFSGSFEGAAYLAANLQAGMVGINRFAISDPGAPFGGIGQSGFGREGGVEGIEEYLDVKYIATPNIEKGPGL, from the coding sequence ATGCCTAAGCGAGACACCTACATGATCTACCCCGATTCCCTCCCCCAAGACCTGCCCACCGGCGTATGGCTTGGCCTGGATAACCGCCCGGCAGCCTCCGGCGAGACCTTCCCCGTCGAAGATCCCGCCACCGGCTCTGTCATCGCCGACGTCGCCAACGCGGACTCTGCCGAATGGAACACAGCCCTCGATGCCGCAGTCGCCGCCCAGGATGAGTGGGCCGCATGGGCCCCGCGCCGCCGCGCCGACGTGCTCTCCGCCATCTTCGCCGAAATCACCCGCCGCGCAGAAGATTTCGCCACCGTCATGACCTTGGAAATGGGCAAACCCCTCGCCGAGTCCCGCGGCGAGGTCGCCTACGGCGCCGAGTACTTCCGCTGGTTCGCTGAGGAGGCCGTCCGCCTCCCCGGCCGCGTCAACCAATCCCCCGGCGGCCTCGGCTACATGAGCGTCACCCGCACCCCCGTCGGCCCCGTCCTGGCGATCACTCCGTGGAACTTCCCGCTGGCCATGGCCACCCGCAAGATCGCCCCAGCCCTGGCTGCTGGCTGCCCCGTCTTGGTCAAGCCCGCCATGGAAACCCCCCTGACGTTGCTGCTGCTCGGACAGGTCTTCGCCGAAGTCTTCGCGCGTTTCGACGTCCCCGCCGGCCTCGTCTCCATCATCCCCACCACCCGCGCCGCCGAAATGTCCGCCGAGCTCATGGCCGACCCCCGTCTGCGCAAGGTCACCTTCACTGGCTCCACTCCGGTCGGCCGCCAACTGGTCCGCCAGTCCGCCGACAACCTGCTACACACCTCCATGGAGCTGGGCGGCAATGCTCCCTTCGTCGTCGCCGCCGATGCCGATCTGGACCAGGCCGTCGAGGGTGCCATCATGGCGAAAATGCGCAACGGCGGCGAAGCCTGCACCGCCGCCAACCGCATCTACGTCGACGCTTCCGTTGCGGCTGAGTTCACCGAGCGCTTCGCCGCCCGCATGGCCAGCTACCGCACCGGTCACGGCCTCGAAGAAGGTTCCACGCTCGGCCCCATCATCACCGCCAAACAACGAGATCGAATCGCCTCGCTTGTCGACGCCGCCGTCACCGACGGCGCCACCATCGTCACCGGTGGACACGCCGTCGACGGCCCCGGCTACTTCTTCGAACCCACCGTCCTCACCGACGTCCCGGCCGGCGCCGACATCCTCACCCAGGAAATCTTCGGCCCCGTCATCACCGTGACCACCTTCTCCGGGTTGGAAGAAGGCGTGCGCCTGGCTAACGACACCGAGTTCGGCCTCGCTGCTTATGCCTTCAGCGGTTCCTTCGAAGGCGCCGCTTACCTAGCCGCCAACCTCCAAGCCGGCATGGTCGGCATCAACCGCTTCGCCATTTCCGATCCCGGCGCCCCTTTCGGCGGCATCGGCCAATCCGGCTTCGGCCGCGAGGGTGGAGTGGAAGGCATCGAGGAGTACCTCGACGTCAAGTACATCGCCACCCCCAACATTGAGAAAGGCCCCGGGCTATGA
- the gabT gene encoding 4-aminobutyrate--2-oxoglutarate transaminase — protein sequence MQDFTYRLPQKRELITELPGPISAALAQRCEAAVTGAIKPSLPGYIVDADGGVLIDADGNSFIDFASGIAVTSVGASNSRVVEAVREAVGHFTHTSFPISPYESYVAVAEKLNEITPGTHEKKSVLFNSGAEAVENAVKIARAYTGRRAVVVFDNAYHGRTNLTMAMTAKNKPYKNGFGPFASDVIRVPMSYPLRDQLSGADAAAEAIRTIELEVGAENLACVVIEPIQGEGGFIVPAEGFLPAISQWCTDNNVVFIADEIQAGMCRTGAWFAVDHEGVVPDLITTAKGIAAGMPLSAVTGRAEIMDAPVVGGLGGTYTGNPVACAAALASLAEMEEHDLSGRAREIEAIIREVLEPLTSEGTVAEVRGRGGMVALELIDAAGKPAAALTAAVAAELKSQGILILTCGMDGNVIRLLPSLVISEDLLREGLDALAASIRANA from the coding sequence ATGCAGGACTTCACCTACCGGCTGCCGCAGAAGCGGGAACTGATCACGGAGCTGCCCGGCCCGATCAGCGCAGCCCTGGCACAGCGCTGCGAGGCCGCCGTCACCGGCGCAATCAAGCCCAGCCTCCCCGGCTACATCGTCGACGCCGACGGCGGTGTGCTTATCGACGCCGACGGTAACTCCTTCATCGACTTCGCCTCCGGCATCGCTGTGACCAGCGTCGGCGCCTCCAACTCCCGGGTCGTCGAGGCCGTCCGCGAGGCAGTCGGCCACTTCACCCACACTTCCTTCCCCATCTCCCCCTACGAGTCTTACGTAGCCGTGGCCGAGAAGCTCAACGAGATCACCCCCGGCACCCACGAGAAGAAGTCCGTGCTGTTCAACTCCGGCGCCGAGGCCGTGGAAAACGCCGTGAAGATCGCCCGCGCCTACACCGGCCGCCGCGCCGTCGTCGTCTTCGACAACGCCTACCACGGTCGCACCAACCTCACCATGGCCATGACCGCGAAGAACAAGCCCTACAAGAACGGTTTCGGCCCCTTCGCCAGCGATGTCATCCGTGTACCCATGTCCTACCCCCTGCGCGATCAGCTCTCCGGCGCCGACGCCGCCGCCGAGGCCATCCGCACCATTGAGCTCGAGGTCGGCGCTGAGAACCTGGCCTGCGTGGTAATCGAGCCGATCCAGGGCGAGGGCGGCTTCATCGTTCCCGCCGAGGGCTTCCTGCCTGCCATCAGCCAGTGGTGCACCGACAACAACGTCGTCTTCATCGCCGATGAGATCCAGGCCGGCATGTGCCGCACAGGTGCCTGGTTCGCCGTCGACCACGAGGGCGTCGTACCGGACCTCATCACCACCGCCAAGGGCATCGCCGCGGGCATGCCACTGTCCGCCGTCACCGGCCGCGCCGAGATCATGGATGCTCCCGTCGTCGGCGGCCTGGGCGGCACCTACACCGGCAACCCCGTCGCCTGCGCCGCAGCCCTCGCCTCCCTGGCAGAGATGGAAGAGCACGACCTCTCCGGACGCGCCCGCGAGATCGAGGCCATCATCCGGGAGGTCCTCGAGCCCCTGACCAGCGAAGGCACCGTCGCCGAGGTCCGTGGCCGCGGCGGCATGGTCGCCCTCGAGCTTATCGACGCCGCCGGCAAGCCCGCCGCCGCCCTCACCGCCGCCGTCGCCGCAGAACTGAAGTCCCAGGGCATCCTCATCCTCACCTGCGGCATGGACGGCAACGTCATCCGCCTCCTCCCCTCGCTGGTCATCAGCGAAGACCTCCTGCGTGAGGGCCTCGACGCCCTCGCCGCTTCGATCCGCGCCAATGCCTAA
- a CDS encoding PucR family transcriptional regulator: MAATGLSLTWLYRQKDLDLRSWHLSVDSFRIIQPSELVDTAEFVQPGSVILTVGVVIPDSYDAYVRRLKDAGAVAIGFGTGLISPTVPPALIDAARNNAISIFEVPRGTPFAAILSTVQEEFARRRLRAQQQLLDAQEVLNDIAIGSGVSELVAATAERLDAAIAIADNDGRIIAHTADLSPLIDAALSNGGRSAAYRRGDDYVLIHRMSGEGERYYLLVAQSVTPFSAQERSLIKHCAGLADIILQRPAGLRQASSELNTLAMSLLLGVEQSQQAMVGVFSIASDSAGRVRPVVVDGDDPKRFRRDLNRLDQRLMHDGRQMFLFHLGETTALVLFRGSRSVTEIISLFGVGASHLRLALGNPVHWQELSMRTVEELAAVAASLRIGHHAGPETRTLRWVDDPAVHDALATRFAETYQQLIDHDAEHNGHLVDTLDAYLRSGNRVAVTAETLGVHRHTVRTRLEAVERVAEVVLSDPAVCAELLVLSLAGHKRR, from the coding sequence GTGGCGGCTACTGGACTTTCCTTGACCTGGCTTTACCGCCAAAAAGACCTTGACCTGCGGTCATGGCACCTCAGCGTCGACAGTTTCCGCATTATCCAGCCGAGTGAACTGGTCGATACGGCCGAATTCGTCCAGCCCGGATCGGTCATCCTCACCGTCGGTGTGGTCATCCCCGATTCCTATGATGCCTATGTCCGCCGCCTCAAAGACGCTGGTGCCGTCGCGATCGGATTCGGTACAGGCCTCATCAGCCCGACCGTCCCGCCTGCGCTTATCGACGCCGCCCGTAACAACGCCATCAGCATCTTCGAGGTTCCCCGCGGCACCCCTTTTGCCGCCATCCTCTCCACGGTGCAAGAGGAATTTGCGCGCCGCCGGCTGCGTGCGCAACAACAACTACTCGATGCCCAGGAGGTACTCAACGACATTGCCATCGGCTCCGGCGTCAGCGAACTCGTCGCCGCCACCGCCGAACGCCTCGACGCCGCCATTGCCATTGCGGACAATGATGGTCGCATCATTGCCCACACGGCGGACCTCAGCCCGCTTATCGACGCCGCCCTATCCAACGGTGGGCGCAGCGCGGCGTATCGCCGCGGCGATGATTACGTGCTCATCCATCGCATGAGCGGAGAAGGGGAGCGCTACTACCTGTTGGTTGCGCAGTCTGTTACTCCGTTCAGCGCCCAGGAACGCAGCTTGATTAAACACTGCGCAGGTTTGGCCGACATCATCCTCCAGCGACCTGCGGGGCTGCGGCAAGCCTCCAGCGAGCTCAACACCCTGGCCATGTCCTTGCTGCTCGGAGTGGAGCAAAGCCAACAGGCGATGGTCGGGGTCTTCTCCATCGCGAGCGATTCCGCGGGCAGGGTCCGCCCCGTCGTCGTCGACGGCGATGATCCGAAGCGATTTCGTCGCGACCTCAACCGCCTCGACCAGCGGCTCATGCACGACGGGCGCCAAATGTTCCTTTTCCACCTAGGTGAGACGACCGCCTTGGTTCTGTTCCGTGGTTCGCGCTCGGTCACGGAGATTATCTCGCTGTTTGGCGTAGGGGCCTCGCACTTGCGCCTGGCCCTGGGCAACCCGGTGCACTGGCAGGAGCTGAGCATGCGCACGGTCGAAGAGCTCGCGGCGGTAGCCGCCTCGCTGCGCATCGGCCACCATGCCGGTCCCGAAACCCGAACCCTGCGCTGGGTGGATGATCCGGCCGTCCACGACGCTTTGGCTACCCGCTTCGCCGAGACCTATCAGCAGCTCATCGACCATGACGCGGAGCACAACGGGCACCTCGTGGATACCCTCGATGCCTATCTGCGTTCCGGGAACCGCGTGGCCGTGACCGCCGAGACCCTCGGCGTCCACCGCCACACCGTGCGTACCCGCTTGGAGGCGGTCGAGAGGGTAGCGGAGGTGGTGTTGAGCGATCCGGCGGTATGTGCGGAATTGTTGGTGCTGTCCTTGGCAGGGCATAAGCGCCGTTAG
- a CDS encoding putative quinol monooxygenase, whose translation MILINVKFRPLPEYVDNFREVVAEFTEATRQEPGCIFFDWSRNTDDPGEYILLEAFHDDAAEAHVNSEHFRAATELFPTVLAETPEIINTLIEGKTEWDRMAEFQVK comes from the coding sequence ATGATCCTTATCAATGTGAAATTCCGCCCGCTGCCCGAGTACGTCGACAATTTCCGTGAGGTCGTCGCCGAGTTCACCGAAGCCACCCGCCAAGAGCCCGGCTGCATCTTCTTCGACTGGTCCCGCAACACCGATGACCCCGGCGAGTACATCCTCCTCGAGGCCTTCCACGACGACGCTGCCGAAGCCCACGTCAACTCTGAGCACTTCCGCGCCGCAACGGAGCTGTTCCCAACAGTGCTCGCCGAGACCCCGGAGATCATCAACACCCTCATCGAGGGCAAGACCGAATGGGACCGGATGGCCGAATTCCAGGTGAAGTGA
- the ppk2 gene encoding polyphosphate kinase 2 produces the protein MGKKDKSTDEHDVTPSKLSKQAYEKELKRLQAELVDMQQWVVETGARVVIIMEGRDAAGKGSAIKRITQYLNPRTARIEALPAPSSRESGQWYFQRYVEKLPTAGEIVIFDRSWYNRAGVERVMGFTTSQDYRRFLHQAPIFERLLVEDGILLRKYWFSVSDEEQLARFQSRLEDPLRRWKLSPMDLQSITRWEDYSRAKDEMFIHTDIPSAPWYTVESEDKKRSRINVISHLLSTIPYEKIERPLPEIPERPGSSDNYERPPRAEFRYVPDVASKLEAERVKNKKKKKKK, from the coding sequence ATGGGAAAGAAGGACAAATCCACCGACGAGCACGACGTCACACCCTCCAAGCTGTCCAAGCAGGCCTATGAAAAGGAGTTGAAACGACTCCAGGCCGAGCTGGTAGATATGCAGCAGTGGGTCGTTGAGACCGGAGCCCGCGTGGTCATCATCATGGAAGGCCGCGATGCTGCCGGTAAAGGTTCCGCGATCAAGCGCATCACCCAGTACCTTAACCCGCGCACCGCGCGTATCGAGGCCCTACCGGCCCCGAGCTCTCGGGAGTCGGGTCAGTGGTACTTCCAGCGCTACGTGGAGAAACTGCCCACGGCCGGTGAGATCGTCATTTTCGACCGATCCTGGTACAACCGCGCGGGAGTTGAGCGCGTCATGGGTTTCACCACCTCACAGGACTATCGTCGCTTCCTCCACCAGGCCCCAATCTTCGAGCGCCTGCTCGTGGAGGACGGCATCTTGCTGCGCAAGTACTGGTTCTCCGTCTCTGATGAGGAGCAGCTCGCACGATTCCAGTCGCGCCTGGAAGATCCGTTGCGCCGCTGGAAACTGTCGCCCATGGACCTGCAGTCCATCACCCGCTGGGAGGACTATTCCCGCGCGAAGGATGAGATGTTCATCCACACCGACATCCCCTCCGCGCCCTGGTACACCGTGGAGTCGGAGGATAAGAAGCGTTCGCGCATCAATGTCATCTCCCACCTGCTGTCGACGATCCCGTATGAGAAGATCGAACGCCCCCTGCCCGAGATCCCTGAGCGCCCGGGTTCTTCCGACAACTACGAGCGCCCCCCGCGTGCGGAGTTCCGCTACGTCCCTGATGTGGCCTCCAAGTTGGAAGCGGAGCGGGTGAAGAACAAGAAAAAGAAGAAAAAGAAGTAG
- a CDS encoding DUF1648 domain-containing protein: MTTASRDIAPIPWALYALGLVMAAVSFVAAWLSYDSLPDPMPIHFNASGEADGFVDKSLPAYLGIQVMPLAIILLSGVASAAMIRAQANSVLQDKYPRRSTAEREVASRRLAAMQKPLAIFMLLITAIIALTLNQSFGLFGDFQLSVWWTLAAIFLATGWLMWTGSRVNRRVYDEHPDPPTEEKFYGGVIYFNRNDERVFIDQLGGTNLTLNFARPMAWVVLAALLLPGILIAVLVSVAG; encoded by the coding sequence ATGACCACGGCCTCCCGAGACATCGCCCCCATCCCTTGGGCCCTGTACGCCCTGGGACTCGTTATGGCAGCGGTGTCCTTCGTGGCGGCCTGGTTGTCCTACGATTCGCTGCCGGACCCGATGCCGATCCACTTCAACGCCAGCGGCGAAGCCGACGGGTTCGTCGACAAAAGCCTCCCGGCTTACCTCGGGATCCAGGTAATGCCCCTGGCCATCATTTTATTGTCGGGCGTTGCCAGCGCCGCGATGATCCGCGCCCAAGCGAACTCCGTTCTCCAGGACAAGTACCCGCGGCGCAGTACCGCCGAACGGGAAGTCGCGTCCCGCAGGTTGGCGGCGATGCAAAAGCCGCTGGCAATCTTTATGCTCCTCATCACGGCCATCATTGCCCTCACCCTGAACCAATCTTTCGGGCTATTTGGAGATTTCCAGCTGAGCGTCTGGTGGACCCTCGCCGCCATTTTCCTCGCGACCGGCTGGCTGATGTGGACCGGCAGCCGAGTCAATCGCCGGGTCTATGACGAGCACCCTGACCCTCCCACGGAGGAGAAGTTTTATGGGGGAGTGATCTACTTCAACCGCAATGATGAGCGGGTATTCATTGACCAGCTCGGTGGAACGAACTTGACCCTCAACTTCGCTCGGCCGATGGCCTGGGTCGTTCTGGCCGCATTGCTGTTGCCGGGGATACTCATTGCGGTGCTGGTGTCGGTGGCGGGATAG